The Eublepharis macularius isolate TG4126 chromosome 12, MPM_Emac_v1.0, whole genome shotgun sequence genomic sequence GGCTGCCCATGTAATAATGGTGCTGGCGTCTCCTTTGTTTAACACCCAAGTGATGCTGGGAGGCTGCTAGGGCAGGAGGAAGGCAGCACCTGAAAAAGAAGGTGGGAAGGAACTGCAGCGGGGTGGGGGTTATGGACGGCAGGAAAGGAAAATTAACAGGTGCTTGGGTGAGACCAGGAACTGCTTGTTAACTTGGAGCTTCAACATCCTTTGTGTTTGACAGGATGTATGCAGTGTATGCGGAGTATCTCCTCCAGCTTCAGAATGGAAAAGTGCACATTTTGGGGGAGAGGGCAAGCTCCACGGATCTATTGCCTGATGGCTCAGTCCATGGGGGCAGCACAGAGGTCAGGAAAGGGAAGGTCTTGGGAGGCATGTGGATCATCCTCCAAAAGGAGACGATCTTGAAGCTCCCTCAGCTTAGTGGTAGTGAAGTCAAGGAAGATCTACAGTCTGTGCCTTGTCCCTCAGATACAGCAGGGGCTTGGGCTGCATAGTGCTCCAGGGAAGCTTCCGCTCATTAGAGCTAGAGAGGTTTCCTCCTTTGCTACAGGATTCCTGCTGGAGATTTTAttaatttacatcatttataccccaccattctccccatTCTTGTAAGTTCAGTGAGACCAATTATAAAGACTTTTTAAATTCTAAATCATTGTTTACTTTCTTTGTAGATACTGCAGGAGAAGAGGCTGGGTAAGATCTACACTAATCATGTCAGTTCCACAAACTAGAACATCCAAAGGAAAAGTGATGCTTAAAGAATACAGTGGACATAAAATTGAGACGGAGCATATTTTCAAATGGATAACAGCCCATGCAGCTTCTCGGATCAAAACAGTCTTCAAATCAGAACACCTAAAAGAAGAATGGAACAAAAGTGACCATTATAGAGTAAAAATATACTTGTTTGCTAAGTTAGACCAGCCTCCTGCCTTCTTTTCTGCACTAAGTGTAAAGTTTACAGGCAGAGTTGAGTTTATTTTTGTGAATGTAGAAAACTGGGACAACAAGAGTCACATGGAAGAGATGGGTATCTATAAGACACCATCCTATATCCTTAGAACTCCTGAAGGCATTTACCAGTATGGGAATAATACTGGCGAATTCATTTCCTTGCATGCCATGGACTCCTTCTTGCGTTCTTTACAACCTGAAGTTAATGATTTGTTTGTCTTAAGTCTGGTCTTAGTTAACTTAATGGCTTGGATGGACCTATTTATCACCCAAGGTGCCACTATAAAACGCTTTGTTGTTCTTATAAGCACTTTAGGGACCTATAATTCACTCTTAATTATTTCTTGGCTGCCAGTCCTAGGTTTTCTGCAGTTACCTTATTTAGACAGTGTCTATGAATgtagtttaaaactgtttaggTATTCCAATACAACTACATTGGCATCCTGGGTGAGAGCTGATTGGATGTTCTACTCGTCACACCCTGCCTTGTTCCTCAGCACTTATCTGGGCCATGGCTTATTAATAGATTATTTTGAGAAAAAAAGACGGCACCATAACAGTGAAGAAGTTAATTCCAATAACCTAGAGTGGCTTTCAAGCCTTTGGGACTGGTACGCTAGCTATTTGTTCCACCCCATTGCGTCTTTCCAGGACTTCCCCTTTGAATCAGATTGGGATGAAGACCCAGATCTGTTTCTTGAGCACTTAGCTTTCCCTGATTTGTGGCTTCACCCACTAATACCAACTGATTACATAAAAAACTTGCCCGTGTGGCGATTTAAATGTCTTGCTGGCCATTCTGAAGAGGAAATGGTGGAAATCTCTCAAAGTGAAAGTGACTCAGACTGTGAATGCAAAGATGTACCAAGTAGTAGCACAGAGGTATCAGAGGATGAGCACAATACCCTTCAAAACCCCTGTGAAGGCGAACTTCTGCACAGTGCCAAGATCTGTTCATGTGCCAAAGCCAGATCGTACAGTGCTATGGAAGATACAGAGCCTGACTGGTCAGTTTGGCCTACTGATACATTGCATTGTACAGAATGTGTTGTATGTCTAGAGAATTTTGAGAATAGATGTCTGCTAATGGGCTTACCGTGTGGCCATGTTTTTCACGAGAATTGCATTGTTACATGGTTAGTTGGGGGTCAGCATTGCTGTCCAGTTTGCAGATGGGCCtcttataagaaaaaaaaatcatacagaaATCCTCGTGTTTGGTCACGCCACAACCCATCTTAGCTGTGTTAACTTCCCATACATTTCCTGCTTGCCTTTTACATGTTAGTCACAAACAGACCGTGTGATTTGAAGTTTTAGTTTAAATGTTGGTGTGGTGAAAGACAATAAACATGATGCTAATCTTGATGACTGACTGATTTGGTTGCCTTGTATGTTGAAACAATACTTATTGTACAATTACATGTTCCTTCTCAACATTCTGAAGTTCAAAAGTTAGCATTATTTGGGgttgttttgctttttttgcaAATATATTCCAACAAATGCTCAACAGGAGATAAACATTGACAAGTCTAATGTAAAATAACTGTTTTGTTTAAATGTTTCTTCTTTTAGTTTCTTCAGCCCACTTTTTGTTGAATAATGTATGGTCTATGAGAATACATTTAAACAAatctataaaaataaattattttaaaagaagacTACCAATTTCTTATTAATCATCCCAGTAAAAGTTTTGTGCTTTGATGTATTTCTTATTCAAAGATACTGCTGTGTTTGTATCCTTCTCAGCCTCCAGGGAACTTAGAATAGCTTGTGAGTTCTTAGATCCAGACCTCCATGTCTTGCTGGTGTTGCTCTGTAACGTGCCCTGTACATTGGTTTCATTTACTACCATCATATACTAAATTTCAAGCTCTATGTCTATCCTGTCTAATTAGGTGTCTCAAAGaatacatctaattctcaatTTTGCCAATCattaaaccttggtttctgttagtaaagcACAGGggaaaggccctttccagggcaaaATAAACCACATGGCCCTCCCCTGCTCTCCTTCTCTTGCCCCAGAGGGAAAACACAGTGGGGGAAGCAACTGCCAGATAACTTGCGATTTGAGCAACTCACACAGGTGCATATGACTTGATGCCACACAACTTGCCTGGGCCCAGCAGCATCTTCTACACAACTTGCGTGACTTGGCCAGGCAGTGGCCACTGACATCACACAACTCACCtgagcaacttgctaccacacaTCTTCAGCAACTTGGCTAGACCTTTTCAAGGGAGAGACTGCCATCCCACTCTGTTATCGAAGCTTGCtgagagaccttgggccagtcacttactctaagcctaatctacctcatagcaTTGTTCTAAGGATAACAGGAAGGacagaagaatgatataagctgttctgggtccccactgaggaggaaggtgggatataaatgaagtaaaaaaaataaagctgaagGTGGGGGAAGTCGGATCAAAGACAGGTGGTTTGgtggatggaaaggagagaagagacTGGGAAAGGATTCTAGGGAGATCAAGGCTAGCCATGTATATAACTGCTTACATTTACAAATCAAACTGGTTTCTTAAACATGGTAACACTTATTCTAGCAAGAGCAAATAATCAAGTAAAAAGCATGCTAACACAATATACTGCATCACCCAAAGGGATTAGTAATGCCACCAAAAGCTACAAGGTGGCCAGCCACTGACTTCAGAAACGGACATCATCAGATTTGTCAGGGAGAGCAACACACCAACAGCCTtagcttatttaaaacatttacatcaGTCTTAAGAACTATAATTCCACACTCAAAAGAAATACAGCTTCAAAAAAACCTGCCCTCATGAAAGCCTCTAAAACGTGTCTAGTGTTAGGGTCTTCCTCACCTTGGGAAGCCCATTCCACAGCACAGGTGCAGTCACCAAGAAAGCCTGAGCCCAAGCAGAAACCGTTTCCTGATAATTAACCCCGGTGTGATTATCAGAGATGCTTTGTGGGTGTTTATGGAGATGatggtggtcccacagataccaGGTTATAAAAGGCTTTAAAGTTTGACACCAGAGCCTTGAATATAGAAGCAAATTAGCATTCACTCTAATAATCTTAAACTTGGAGTAATATGTTCAGAATGCTGCCCTCGATAGTCTagttgctgcattctgcaccagttgtcaTTTCCATTCTGTTTTCAAGGGAAGTTCCATGTAGATAGTACCTAGCTTTGCTTCTGCTgaattggagagtgaagaaacaaACTTAGTCTCTTAGGATAGTATTGCTCTAAATTTCCCCCTCCTTTGAGCACTCTGAGTTTCCATGGCCCACACTGCCCACATTTAAAAGAATATTTCTTACTGTAGTCAGTCAGCACATCAAAATGTCAATTGTGCTATTGCCACTGTCCTTTCTACATGTGTTCTGACCACATCTTGCCTGAGACAAGCTTgcttatttatactccacttttctccccaatggggtcccaaagcatcattctttttttttttaaattatttttaaattttttttacccAAAGCATCATTCTTCTAATTTATccccaaaacaaccctgtgaggtaggttaaggtgCAAAAGCCTGGCTGGCCCActgtctcccagcaagcttctgtgacagagcagggatctgaacctggatttcccagatagtagtctgacattctaaacaCTGTACCATGCTACACTATGTGTATACTGGAGGAAAAACTTTAAGCAAGATGTAGCTATTCCTACCCAGGCCTGTTCCATCTTCCTCCTGACTATACTTGCAAATTGCTTCATGTAGTGGTTTCATGCAATTTCCTGAGCATGCTGGTAATAAGATGGGGGTATATAAAGACTCTAAACAAATAAGAATAAACTTCTGCACTCTCCCCAGTTAAGCCACTTTATACGTTTTTGGTTTGCTCCAAGATGCTTACCAGAGGGTCTTCCAGTAACTGTCTTAACTGTAATTTAGCAAACTTCACATGTACAAACTTGTGATCCAGTAAGTCAAAGGCAGCCCCCAAGTCCCATACTGGAGCTTTTGAAATGGTTGACAAGCCACCATTTTTTAGGCAAGCTGCAAAACTTGGATGCTTATCATGTCCTTCTTGGCCCAGCAGCTGTGGTAATGGTGTGCAGGTTATGTTTTGTCCCATGGTTATGCAGTTCTGGTCTGTAACATTTTTGATGAATTATATCCTTTACAGCCCGAGGTTACACATTCTGTTGTATtacaaacagcataaaacagaattgtttaggAAGGCATTTTataattgtttttattgtaacAAAAATGGTTTATTAAccatttaatgttttttaaatgtatcatcttgcttgcttgcttgctctacattatttctatttttgctattcaatttttacattgtttataaCATATAACGtcgattttttttttggcattgttTGTAGATTTTGTAATCCTGGTCCAACTCTTACTGCATTTCTATTGGATATCTCCTGCtatttgatttgttttatatGCCCTGTCTTGAGTTTCAGCTAGAAAGgccgataaataaataaataaaaattcttacCCAACTTTTAAAGGCTCCTGAAAGCTATGAAAAGAAACAGCAAGCAGAACGAGCTAACTGACTGAAGGTTATTTTTTTCTCATTAGGTTTTAATGAGAACATGTAATCTCGACAGAAGTCACGTTTCTGCTGATGGGGTCTTAGGACTAAGGCAGGCAACCGAACCGTCCTTCTTGAGACTACGGGCCTTTCTTAGCACACTCTACGAAGAGCGAGCGGACGATACTACAAGGCTGGCCGAACCACCACCTCCCAATTTACCATATGGGATTTACCATAGAGAAGCGACGGCCTAGAAGATCTCAGCTAATAGCGCCTTCCAGTTCCGCTCCTTTTCCGCCAATCGGGGAGATTCCAGGGAACACGCGCAAAGGGACATCCGCGTTTGTCTCTTCCTGGTTTGAGTGGGGTGTACGGAAAGCGGAGAGGGACATAGTGGGCGCCGTTGGAGGGCGATGGGTCTGTTCGGCAAAAGTCAAGAGAAGCCGCCCAAAGAGCTGGTGAGGGCTGGGCCGGAGACTGGGCCTGCTTGAGGTGGGCGTTAGCAAACGCGCTGCCTGCGGTTGCTGGGGTGGGCGGCGCGCTAGCTGCGCCTCCGAAGGCTGGGCGGTGCGGGGTAAGTGCCGGGCCCAGAGACTCGGGCTGTCTTGCTCCGTTCGAGGCAGTTCCCGAAACAAACTTCCTTGAACGGCAAGGACTGAGCCTCCACGTGAGGACTTCTCTTTCCTGATAATTGAAGGCCCTGATCCATAGAGCTTTAGGGGTCGCCAGCAGGCTGCAGAAGTGCAGTTGCGTGGGGGTCGCTGTACTGTTGGTGCCAGCGTTTGAGGCCCCCACCCCTCCATGCCAATTCATTAAACATGTTAGTTTAATTAGTTGAAAGGTAGTTTCTAAATAAACCAAACTTCAGCCAAACTATTTATATGTGGTGTATCCATAATCAGTGCTCGAGTTTGGGCAGCATGGAGCATTTTTTTGGAGAGTTGATTCATACACAGAtaataacagcaataataattACATTCcatttatacaccactcttcaggacgacttaggacccactcagaacggtttacaaagtatgtcttgatttgtattgtcgaaggctttcacggccggagaacgatggttgttgtgggttttccgggctgtattgccgtggtcttggcattgtagttcctgacgtttcgccagcagctgtggctggcatcttcagaggtgtagcaccaaaagacagagatctctgagagcatcttcagaggtgtagcaccaaaagacagagatctctgagagcatcttcagaggtgtagcaccaaaagacagagatctctcagtgtcctgagagagctctgtcttttggagctacacctctgaagatgccagccacagctgctggcgaaatgtcaggaactacaatgccaagaccacggcaatacagcccggaaaacccacaacaactatatgtcttgattatccccacaataacaaacacccagtgaggttggtggggctgagagagctcctgtgactgacccaaggtcacccagctggcttcaagtggaggagtggggaatcaaacccggttctccaaattagagtcccacgctcttacccactacaccaaacagaccctAAGTTAGTCAAATCAGAATACTCTTGTCCAGTGATCAGAGAGCTTTATCGGCACCTGAATCTCAAAAGGATCCTTCAGTGCCTGTTTGGTGAGCATTGCTTTCTTAAGGCCCAAGTTGCTCTTGAATTGATCTCTCGTATTCCTTTCCTTTTTAGGTCAATGAGTGGTCACTGAAGATAcgaaaagaaatgagagtgatTGATAGGCAGATCAGAGGTTTGTATTCTCACAAATGTTCAGCATATTTTACAGTTTTCCTTTCTTCCAAAGTGCTCACTGAGATGTATGCAGAGTAATCCCTCTTCCATCTGAGCAGGGATTTGGACCTCATCTCTGTTGCTGTATTTTAAGCAGAGCATAGCTTCATACCCAATATGGCTCTGCCATAATCTTATGGACATAGAGAACCTGTGGTGTGGCTGCTGTTTCCTGTGTGGTCATAGAAATTGATAGTGTTTCAGTTGGTGAAGTACATTAGATGTGATTTCTCCCCATGCCAGGACTGGCCATCCAATATGATTCCCTAATTCAGGTGTTCCTAATGTAACTCAAAACCTAAGTATGTAAAAGTAGCACATACTGTAATGTTATCAGCCAGTCCTATGGTTTCCACAAGTTACAAAGTATATGTGAAAATTATATTTATCTTCAAATGGTTAGAGTGTGTTCCAGTGTAGTATGAATTTGCATGCTTAGAAAAGGAAGCTTTGTATCGGGGCAAAGAAAGTATCATTATGGAAAAAGTGGCATTCAAATTCCATTGAAAGTTGATGGGCGTGGTGGTGCCACAAGTGTTGGGCTGTTTTGATTTCTGGTGGATTCAGATACATGTTACATTTCCCATATATTGGATGTGAGTGGGCATGAGATTTTGGTTTAGGACCCTATTGCTAGAAACTCTGGACACAAACTACTCTGCAG encodes the following:
- the LOC129338640 gene encoding E3 ubiquitin-protein ligase RNF103 isoform X2 produces the protein MEGELYSALKEEEASESVSSTNFSGEMHFYELVEDTKDGIWLVQVIANDRRPLMEKVHWEQMVKKVSRFGIRTGTFNCSSDPRYCRRRGWVRSTLIMSVPQTRTSKGKVMLKEYSGHKIETEHIFKWITAHAASRIKTVFKSEHLKEEWNKSDHYRVKIYLFAKLDQPPAFFSALSVKFTGRVEFIFVNVENWDNKSHMEEMGIYKTPSYILRTPEGIYQYGNNTGEFISLHAMDSFLRSLQPEVNDLFVLSLVLVNLMAWMDLFITQGATIKRFVVLISTLGTYNSLLIISWLPVLGFLQLPYLDSVYECSLKLFRYSNTTTLASWVRADWMFYSSHPALFLSTYLGHGLLIDYFEKKRRHHNSEEVNSNNLEWLSSLWDWYASYLFHPIASFQDFPFESDWDEDPDLFLEHLAFPDLWLHPLIPTDYIKNLPVWRFKCLAGHSEEEMVEISQSESDSDCECKDVPSSSTEVSEDEHNTLQNPCEGELLHSAKICSCAKARSYSAMEDTEPDWSVWPTDTLHCTECVVCLENFENRCLLMGLPCGHVFHENCIVTWLVGGQHCCPVCRWASYKKKKSYRNPRVWSRHNPS
- the LOC129338640 gene encoding E3 ubiquitin-protein ligase RNF103 isoform X1 → MWLKLFFLLLYFLVLFVLARFFEAVVWYETGFFATQLVDPVALSFKKLRTILECRGLGYSGLLEKKDVRQLVQKSGDLMEGELYSALKEEEASESVSSTNFSGEMHFYELVEDTKDGIWLVQVIANDRRPLMEKVHWEQMVKKVSRFGIRTGTFNCSSDPRYCRRRGWVRSTLIMSVPQTRTSKGKVMLKEYSGHKIETEHIFKWITAHAASRIKTVFKSEHLKEEWNKSDHYRVKIYLFAKLDQPPAFFSALSVKFTGRVEFIFVNVENWDNKSHMEEMGIYKTPSYILRTPEGIYQYGNNTGEFISLHAMDSFLRSLQPEVNDLFVLSLVLVNLMAWMDLFITQGATIKRFVVLISTLGTYNSLLIISWLPVLGFLQLPYLDSVYECSLKLFRYSNTTTLASWVRADWMFYSSHPALFLSTYLGHGLLIDYFEKKRRHHNSEEVNSNNLEWLSSLWDWYASYLFHPIASFQDFPFESDWDEDPDLFLEHLAFPDLWLHPLIPTDYIKNLPVWRFKCLAGHSEEEMVEISQSESDSDCECKDVPSSSTEVSEDEHNTLQNPCEGELLHSAKICSCAKARSYSAMEDTEPDWSVWPTDTLHCTECVVCLENFENRCLLMGLPCGHVFHENCIVTWLVGGQHCCPVCRWASYKKKKSYRNPRVWSRHNPS